A window of Streptomyces sp. NBC_00289 contains these coding sequences:
- a CDS encoding DUF5994 family protein translates to MTTTFDRTAPRDLAAELPARLSLTPKTTLAGQLDGAWWPYSRDLEAELPPLAAALQEPWGRITRVTVNPTRWPVVPHTVAVDGRTLHVGWFTEQDPDKLILLSYTVGRWDLLVIPPETAPTAAARLMAAAAIPGSVLTAGVLMTNEAVIGRGIRDAVRREATWEGEGGACMSPFGYPMRRSALPQPGNGWR, encoded by the coding sequence ATGACCACGACCTTCGACCGGACCGCGCCCCGTGACCTCGCCGCAGAGCTTCCGGCACGCTTGTCCCTCACTCCGAAGACCACGCTCGCTGGCCAGCTGGACGGGGCCTGGTGGCCCTACTCCCGCGACCTCGAAGCCGAGCTCCCACCGCTCGCCGCAGCCCTGCAGGAGCCCTGGGGGCGCATCACCCGCGTCACCGTGAACCCCACCCGCTGGCCTGTCGTCCCGCACACGGTTGCTGTGGACGGGCGCACGCTGCACGTGGGCTGGTTCACCGAACAGGACCCCGACAAGCTCATCCTGCTCTCCTACACCGTCGGCCGCTGGGACCTTCTCGTCATCCCGCCCGAGACTGCACCCACCGCCGCGGCCCGCCTGATGGCCGCCGCCGCGATCCCGGGCAGCGTCCTCACCGCGGGCGTCCTGATGACCAACGAAGCCGTCATCGGGCGCGGCATCCGTGATGCCGTGCGCCGGGAAGCCACCTGGGAGGGCGAGGGCGGGGCCTGCATGTCCCCCTTCGGGTACCCGATGAGGCGAAG